In Sceloporus undulatus isolate JIND9_A2432 ecotype Alabama chromosome 7, SceUnd_v1.1, whole genome shotgun sequence, one DNA window encodes the following:
- the GLE1 gene encoding nucleoporin GLE1, whose translation MPSERFRMETVEALRRSRKGRLSYSREWSPDAAQEILDKYHSPPELSPCSGWALEKMLSCPPKPAPLFASSSPVQESVLIHGLSSFAPDASPSSHLVSTPQSTEAPHEAQGYKDWRASESDHDAYTLPSLSKSTRVDGLIRLHEEIQKLKGKEELKQRLELQEQVVKAASAEASELLKRFDELKELKRHQECQHLRQEIENSNKEAQGQQEKLKEEHRRRAKLMNRKLREAEQQRQRQEELDRLHREEQQEHLRRLYSIQEEVLRINQQIGLNYRHKDLPGIDLSLYSNRGNQICGEVSGIVHAANERGFPTEADVASADHVLLEMHQLISKMQQEIALTVKEKKRHEEELVAEAAAAAAAQERKEELQKLERAKLPAPKHGLQVKAEETTMQWYQQLQKESEQCVASFSRLANSKDSQDKKIKMDLQKAATIPVSQISTRAGSQLKQIFEKIHSLLSGKPVSCGGHNVSVTQHPEGLEFVYFKLAEKFVKQGEEEVASHHEAAFPIAVVASGIWELHPRVGDLILAHFHKKCPYAVPFYPALKEGTSMEEYQRMLGYQVKDSKVEPQDNFLKRMSGMIRLYAAMLQLQWPYRDRQGAHPHGLNYAWHWLAQILNMEPLADVTATLLFDFLEVCGNALMKQYQVQFWKMVLLIKEEYFPRIEAITNAGEMGSLVRLKQFLEECLRRKEISLPKGFLPPSFWRL comes from the exons ATGCCGTCGGAGCGGTTCCGGATGGAGACGGTGGAGGCGCTGCGGAGGAGCCGCAAGGGGAGGCTCTCCTACAGCCGGGAATGGAGCCCCGACGCAGCCCAG GAAATCCTGGACAAATACCACAGCCCCCCAGAGCTGTCTCCTTGCTCCGGATGGGCGCTGGAGAAAATGCTCTCCTGCCCTCCAAAGCCAGCGCCTCTCTTTGCAAGCTCCTCGCCTGTTCAGGAGTCTGTCCTCATCCATGGCCTGTCCTCCTTTGCGCCTGATGCATCTCCTTCCAGCCACCTGGTCTCCACGCCTCAGTCCACAGAAGCCCCCCATGAAGCACAG GGTTACAAGGACTGGAGAGCTTCAGAGAGTGACCACGACGCCTATACTCTACCTTCTCTCTCCAAAAGCACAAGGGTAGATGGTCTGATCCGGTTGCATGAGGAAATCCAGAAGCTGAAAGGGAAG GAAGAGCTAAAGCAGCGCCTGGAACTGCAAGAGCAAGTGGTAAAGGCAGCCTCTGCGGAGGCAAGCGAATTGCTCAAGCGCTTTGATGAGCTGAAGGAATTGAAACGCCATCAGGAATGTCAGCACCTGCGGCAAGAGATAGAGAACAG CAACAAAGAAGCCCAGGGACAGCAAGAAAAGCTGAAGGAGGAGCACCGACGCAGAGCAAAG CTGATGAACCGGAAGCTACGCGAAGCTGAGCAGCAGCGCCAACGGCAAGAGGAGCTGGACCGCCTTCACagggaggagcagcaggagcacTTGCGCCGCCTCTACTCCATCCAAGAGGAGGTCTTGCGGATCAACCAGCAGATCGGCCTCAACTACAGGCATAAAGACTTGCCTGGGATTGACCTCTCCCTGTACAGTAACCGCGGCAATCAGATCTGTGGGGAAGTGTCGGGGATTGTCCATGCGGCCAATGAG AGAGGGTTCCCCACTGAGGCAGATGTGGCCTCTgctgatcatgttctcctggaaatGCATCAGCTGATTTCCAAAATGCAACAAGAAATTGCCCTCACCGtcaaagagaagaagaggcatgAGGAGGAATTGGTCGCGGAAGCTGCTGCAGCGGCGGCAGcgcaagaaaggaaagaggagttACAGAAACTGGAGCGTGCAAAACTGCCAGCTCCAAAGCATG GGCTTCAGGTGAAGGCAGAGGAGACGACTATGCAGTGGTACCAGCAGCTGCAGAAAGAGTCAGAACAGTGCGTTGCTTCTTTCAGTCGGTTGGCCAACAGCAAAGACAGCCAG gacaaaaaaataaaaatggatttacAGAAAGCAGCCACCATCCCTGTTAGCCAGATTTCTACCCGAGCAG GTTCCCAGTTGAAACAGATATTTGAGAAGATCCACAGCCTCCTTTCTGGAAAACCTGTCTCCTGTGGTGGCCACAATGTCTCTGTCACTCAGCATCCTGAAGGCCTGGAGTTTGTTTATTTCAAACTGGCAGAAAAGTTTGTG AAACAAGGTGAAGAAGAAGTAGCATCTCACCACGAGGCTGCTTTCCCCATCGCTGTGGTGGCTTCTGGCATCTGGGAGCTGCATCCCCGGGTGGGGGACCTTATCTTGGCCCACTTTCACAAGAAGTGTCCATATGCTGTCCCTTTCTACCCAGCCCTGAAGGAAGGCACCTCCATGGAGGAATATCAGAG GATGCTTGGTTACCAAGTGAAAGATTCAAAAGTTGAGCCACAGGATAACTTCTTAAAGCGGATGTCTGGGATGATCCGTCTCTATGCTGCTATGCTTCAACTGCAGTGGCCTTACAGAGATAGGCAAGGG GCTCACCCGCACGGATTGAATTACGCGTGGCACTGGCTGGCACAGATTTTGAACATGGAGCCTCTGGCGGACGTGACGGCCACCCTTCTCTTTGACTTCCTGGAG GTCTGTGGAAATGCTCTCATGAAGCAATACCAAGTGCAGTTTTGGAAGATGGTCCTCCTAATCAAAGAAGAGTATTTCCCAAG GATTGAAGCAATTACAAATGCTGGAGAAATGGGCTCCCTCGTAAGATTGAAGCAGTTCTTGGAG GAGTGCTTACGAAGGAAAGAAATTTCTCTGCCCAAGGGCTTTCTGCCGCCATCCTTTTGGAGGTTGTGA
- the LOC121936441 gene encoding LOW QUALITY PROTEIN: outer dense fiber protein 2-like (The sequence of the model RefSeq protein was modified relative to this genomic sequence to represent the inferred CDS: inserted 2 bases in 2 codons) — protein sequence MEVTREKYQLAQEENKQLVHKLEEMERKLEATSSQNIEFLQVIAKREESIHQSQMRLEEKTRECGSLARQLEMAIDDAKRQLEQTRERAAARERTAQSKILDLEXQLSRTKTEMXQLRRNKDDAEHRYQSRLQD from the exons ATGGAGGTGACGAGAGAAAAATATCAGTTGGCCCAAGAAGAGAACAAACAACTGGTCCACAAGCTGGAAGAGATGGAGAG GAAACTTGAAGCAACAAGCAGCCAGAACATCGAATTCCTGCAGGTCATTGCCAAAAGAGAGGAGTCAATCCATCAGTCCCAAATGAGGCTTGAGGAGAAGACCCGGGAATGTGGCTCTTTAGCCCGTCAGCTGGAGATGGCTATTGACGATGCCAAGAGGCAG TTGGAGCAAACAAGAGAGCGAGCCGCAGCAAGGGAACGAACAGCACAGTCCAAGATACTGGATTTGG ACCAGCTGAGCAGGACAAAGACAGAAA ATCAGTTGCGACGGAACAAGGATGAC GCAGAACATAGATACCAAAGCCGCCTCCAGGACTGA
- the LOC121936881 gene encoding LOW QUALITY PROTEIN: outer dense fiber protein 2-like (The sequence of the model RefSeq protein was modified relative to this genomic sequence to represent the inferred CDS: deleted 1 base in 1 codon; substituted 1 base at 1 genomic stop codon), with product MPSPASRRRTMKSRSTTPPLHVHVDENTPVHVHIKKGQKTPPPPPAKAQQKHKQKMKGDTVNVRRSVRVKTRVPWMPPGKTSCRESSYKWEGPTHRLEITPPDSEKLLSVLRLSDLSTEEEDAIHCKMNKYEKKIDSLLNVVGTLKKRVXLCPQVKMPKRDDARCVAKRLLEEQKEELDEVTQELVETEHENTVLRRNIERMKEEKDLSILQKRHLMHEKECLMSKLVEAELDGAAAAKQIQALKDTIGKLKSEKHMTVSDINTLTRQKELLLQKLSTFEETNRTLRDLLREQHSREKDSQKLAEQQAALMKRLTDSDAEKAQLVKKLQDKEKEVDELMVQIQTEKDQAKTAAELTKSMEAVRGHLQAQLRNKEAENHRLGIQIRNLERVAAQHKAEVENIMEQLKELKAKGERDKEGLKNAIKAQKERAERSEEYADQLNAQLAEKDTYVAEALSTLESWRNRYNQVVKDKSDLEVEIVMLNSRISDLVDQQAAMEDKMREDRDALVDKLHKQVTESTSFKIENERLKNSMIPVEERMNEAQKEITKLKASLKNYEGLIETYKNQVVKTRMEADEVTVKLEQCDKENKALKEEMSKEIENARKQFQNQVAELEKLPEILRITETKLAECQDQLKSYEKKNMDLSAMITDLRQRVRDWQKTPTRTSSRGPK from the exons ATGCCCTCTCCCGCTTCCCGGAGGAGAACTATGAAGAGCCGCTCCACAACTCCCCCTTTGCACGTCCATGTGGATGAAAATACCCCTGTCCATGTCCATATTAAAAAGGGTCAGAAaacacctccacctccacctgcAAAAGCCCAG CAAAAGCACAAGCAGAAAATGAAAGGGGATACCGTGAATGTGCGCCGCAGTGTCCGAGTAAAAACCAGAGTCCCCTGGATG CCCCCCGGCAAAACATCTTGCAGAGAGTCATCATACAAGTGGGAG GGACCGACCCATCGCCTGGAAATCACTCCTCCAGATTCAGAAAAATTACTGTCAGTGCTTCGCCTGAGTGACCTTTCGACAGAAGAGGAAGACGCCATTCACTGCAAAATGAACAAGTACGAGAAGAAGATCGACAGCTTGCTGAATGTGGTGGGCACGCTGAAAAAACGAG TTTAGCTGTGTCCTCAGGTCAAAATGCCCAAACGGGACGATGCACGGTGCGTGGCCAAGCGTCTCCTTGAAGAACAGAAGGAAGAGCTGGACGAAGTCACTCAGGAACTAGTTGAGACGGAACATGAGAACACCGTTCTCCGGCGCAATATTGAACGtatgaaggaagagaaagatctGAGCAT ACTCCAGAAGCGGCACTTAATGCACGAAAAGGAGTGCTTGATGTCAAAGCTGGTGGAGGCGGAACTGGATGGAGCGGCGGCTGCTAAACAGATCCAAGCCCTGAAGGACACGATTGGCAAACTGAAATCG GAGAAGCACATGACAGTTTCAGACATCAACACACTCACTAGGCAAAAAGAGCTGCTCTTGCAGAAACTGAGTACTTTTGAAGAAACCAATCGAACTCTCCGGGACTTGCTTCGAGAGCAGCACAGTCGAGAG AAAGATTCTCAGAAACTAGCAGAGCAGCAAGCAGCACTCATGAAAAGGCTGACTGATTCAGATGCAGAGAAAGCG caatTGGTAAAGAAGTTACAAGATAAAGAAAAGGAAGTTGATGAGCTAATGGTTCAGATACAGACAGAAAAG GACCAAGCCAAGACTGCTGCTGAGCTCACAAAATCTATGGAAGCTGTGCGGGGACATTTGCAGGCACAGCTGCGCAATAAAGAAGCCGAGAATCACCGCTTGGGCATCCAGATCCGG AATCTGGAACGTGTTGCGGCTCAACATAAGGCCGAAGTGGAGAACATCATGGAACAGCTGAAGGAGCTAAAGGCAAAGGGAGAGCGGGACAAGGAGGGCCTGAAAAATGCCATAAAAGCACAGAAAGAGCGAGCAGAACGGAGCGAAGAATATGCTGATCAGCTGAACGCCCAGCTAGCGGAAAAG GATACCTATGTTGCGGAGGCCTTGTCTACTTTGGAGTCTTGGAGAAACCGCTACAACCAAGTGGTGAAAGACAAAAGTGACCTGGAGGTTGAGATAGTGATGTTGAACAG CCGTATTTCAGACCTGGTGGATCAGCAAGCTGCTATGGAGGACAAGATGCGGGAagacagggatgctttggttgacaAGCTCCACAAGCAAGTCACGGAGAGCACTTCCTTCAAAATTGAGAATGAGAGGTTGAAG AATAGCATGATACCAGTGGAGGAGAGGATGAATGAAGCGCAGAAAGAAATAACAAAACTCAAAGCCTCCCTCAAGAATTATGAAGGCCTGATTGAAACCTACAAGAATCAG GTGGTGAAAACACGAATGGAGGCTGATGAGGTGACTGTGAAACTGGAACAGTGTGACAAAGAGAACAAAGCACTGAAAGAGGAAATGAGCAAGGAAATTGAGAAT GCTCGTAAGCAGTTCCAGAACCAGGTTGCTGAGTTGGAAAAGCTTCCTGAGATCTTGAGGATCACTGAGACCAAACTGGCTGAGTGTCAGGATCAGCTCAAGAGTTATGAGAAGAAGAACATGGACCTGTCAGCCATGATTACGGACCTCCGCCAGCGGGTAAGGGACTGGCAGAAGACGCCCACACGAACCTCAAGCCGGGGACCAAAATGA